A section of the Marinoscillum sp. 108 genome encodes:
- a CDS encoding alpha-amylase family glycosyl hydrolase has translation MKNYLLVSILFLGHLTQAQSELDWWNDAVFYEVFLRSFYDSDGDGVGDFKGLTEKLDYLNDGDPNTDTDLGITGIWLMPINPSPSYHGYDVTDYSGINPDYGTMEDFKAFLAAAHARGIKVIIDYVMNHSSAQHQWFVDSKSSASAEKRDWYRWSDTKPGYSGPWGQNVWHSSGTGYYYGIFWDQMPDLNYENADLKAAMFDHAAYWIDEIGIDGFRLDAVKYIYENGSQLEDLEATHTFFKDLSSHIKSFNPDAITVGEAWTSTSKVVPYVTDERIDFCFEFDLATSIINAARSGSISNLTDQVTNVINAYPWYQFSTFLTNHDQNRIMNELSSDIGKSKIAASIYLTLPGVPFLYYGEEVGMLGAKPDENIRRPMQWTGGRNAGFTTAGSAWNAPSSNYADNNVDKMEDDPSSLLNHYKKLIHTRNEYAALRTGDFITLDASLGGVLTYLRQLDDERVVIAINTTSSNKRFDIDFSSYASASDLPPFDHIGGESLLSVSSEGDLKGLFLSPYQTMILTFDREATVLNASSYGQFEVVPNPAHDLIRINTGTKNLVQHYQLLALNGAVVQSGVFKNEIPVEKVDNGLYLLKITMGNITHQQKIIIKH, from the coding sequence ATGAAAAACTACCTCCTTGTCTCCATTCTTTTCCTCGGTCACCTCACCCAGGCACAATCCGAACTTGACTGGTGGAATGATGCGGTCTTCTATGAAGTATTTCTAAGGAGCTTTTATGACAGTGATGGGGATGGTGTGGGAGACTTCAAAGGACTCACCGAAAAGCTGGATTACCTCAACGACGGTGACCCCAACACGGACACTGACTTGGGAATCACAGGCATCTGGTTGATGCCCATCAACCCATCTCCCAGCTATCATGGCTATGACGTCACCGACTATAGTGGCATCAACCCTGACTATGGCACCATGGAAGACTTCAAGGCCTTTCTGGCTGCTGCACATGCCCGCGGCATTAAGGTAATCATAGACTATGTAATGAACCACTCTTCTGCGCAGCATCAGTGGTTTGTGGACTCAAAAAGCTCCGCATCTGCTGAAAAACGGGACTGGTACAGGTGGAGCGACACGAAGCCCGGATACAGCGGGCCCTGGGGACAAAACGTTTGGCACAGCTCCGGCACCGGATACTACTACGGTATATTCTGGGATCAAATGCCCGATCTCAACTATGAAAATGCAGACCTGAAAGCCGCCATGTTTGACCATGCCGCCTACTGGATCGATGAAATAGGGATCGATGGATTTCGGCTGGATGCCGTCAAATACATCTATGAAAATGGTAGTCAGCTGGAAGACCTGGAAGCCACCCATACGTTTTTCAAAGACCTGAGCAGCCATATCAAATCCTTCAATCCTGATGCCATCACCGTAGGGGAAGCCTGGACCAGCACGAGCAAAGTGGTTCCTTACGTGACCGATGAGCGCATTGACTTCTGTTTTGAGTTTGACCTGGCCACGAGCATCATCAATGCGGCCAGATCGGGAAGTATTAGCAATCTGACTGACCAGGTCACCAATGTGATCAACGCTTACCCGTGGTATCAGTTTTCTACTTTTCTCACCAACCATGATCAAAACCGCATCATGAATGAGTTAAGTTCTGACATTGGCAAATCCAAAATTGCAGCGTCTATATACCTGACACTGCCCGGTGTACCTTTCCTCTATTATGGCGAGGAAGTGGGCATGCTGGGAGCCAAGCCAGATGAAAACATACGTCGCCCTATGCAATGGACGGGAGGGAGAAACGCCGGGTTTACCACCGCCGGATCAGCCTGGAATGCCCCCTCTTCCAATTATGCCGACAACAACGTAGATAAAATGGAAGATGACCCCTCTTCCCTACTCAACCATTACAAAAAACTCATTCATACCCGCAACGAGTATGCAGCACTGCGTACCGGAGATTTCATTACCCTTGATGCTTCTCTGGGTGGCGTGCTCACCTACCTGCGCCAATTAGATGATGAAAGGGTAGTCATTGCCATCAACACTACTTCCAGTAACAAGCGCTTCGATATTGACTTTTCGTCCTATGCAAGCGCCTCTGACCTACCGCCTTTTGACCATATAGGTGGTGAATCCCTCCTCTCGGTATCCTCTGAGGGCGATCTTAAAGGCCTCTTTTTATCTCCCTATCAGACCATGATACTTACGTTTGATCGGGAGGCCACCGTGCTCAACGCCTCCTCCTACGGGCAGTTTGAGGTTGTCCCCAATCCGGCTCATGATCTCATCAGGATCAACACTGGGACTAAAAACCTTGTACAACACTATCAATTGTTGGCTCTGAATGGTGCGGTCGTACAATCAGGAGTTTTTAAAAATGAAATCCCGGTAGAGAAGGTGGATAACGGGCTTTATCTGCTGAAAATCACAATGGGCAACATCACCCATCAGCAAAAAATCATCATCAAGCACTAG
- a CDS encoding 3-hydroxybutyryl-CoA dehydrogenase produces MNNISVIGSGTMGNGIAHVFAQHGYQVALIDISEEALKKALATISKNLDRQVAKEKITEADKTATLANITTFREVAQGVKNADLVIEAATENFEIKKQIFQTMDAHSPAKAILATNTSSISITKIAAETKRPAQVIGMHFMNPVPVMKLVEVIRGYATSDETTQAVMEASAKLQKSPVEVNDYPGFVANRILMPMINEAIYTLFEGVAGVEEIDTVMKLGMAHPMGPLQLADFIGLDVCLSIMKVLHEGFGNPKYAPCPLLVNMVTAGYKGVKTGEGFYQYTPGSKDLVVSGMFK; encoded by the coding sequence ATGAACAACATCTCAGTAATAGGCTCTGGTACCATGGGCAACGGAATCGCACACGTGTTTGCGCAGCACGGCTATCAGGTGGCCCTGATTGACATTTCGGAAGAAGCCCTAAAAAAAGCATTGGCTACCATCAGCAAAAATCTGGATCGACAGGTCGCCAAAGAGAAGATTACGGAAGCCGATAAAACGGCCACCCTTGCCAATATCACCACTTTTAGGGAGGTAGCACAAGGCGTAAAAAATGCAGATCTGGTGATAGAAGCCGCCACGGAAAATTTTGAGATCAAAAAGCAAATTTTCCAGACGATGGACGCACACTCACCGGCCAAGGCCATTCTGGCTACCAACACCTCCTCCATCTCCATCACTAAAATAGCGGCAGAAACCAAAAGACCAGCACAGGTGATCGGTATGCACTTCATGAATCCTGTACCGGTAATGAAACTGGTAGAAGTGATCCGTGGCTACGCTACCAGTGATGAAACCACCCAGGCCGTGATGGAAGCTTCAGCCAAACTCCAGAAATCACCCGTAGAAGTCAACGACTATCCTGGTTTTGTGGCCAATAGAATACTCATGCCGATGATCAATGAAGCTATTTACACCCTTTTTGAAGGAGTAGCTGGTGTAGAGGAAATAGACACGGTGATGAAATTGGGCATGGCTCACCCAATGGGCCCACTTCAGCTGGCCGATTTCATCGGGCTTGATGTGTGTCTCTCTATCATGAAGGTGCTGCACGAAGGCTTTGGCAATCCAAAATATGCACCCTGCCCGCTGCTGGTCAATATGGTCACTGCCGGCTACAAGGGCGTAAAAACCGGCGAGGGTTTTTACCAATACACTCCGGGTTCCAAAGACCTGGTAGTGAGCGGAATGTTCAAATAA
- a CDS encoding APC family permease — translation MLKREIRRWDLVLLLINSIIGAGIFGLPSKIYALSGIYSIAALLVCAVIVLIIVFNFAEVASRFDKTGGPYLYTLAAFGKIPAFVIGWILLITRISTYAALINLLATYLVYCYPPFQGQIWRAAIISGVTLLLTLINFIGVKSSTRVSNGLAIAKVLPLFIFVIVGFFFIDTSLIQTSQSYPSSGEFATSVLVLIFAFTGFESVLVNTGEIQNPAKNIPFALILSILCVAVFYDLIQVVSMGTLPGLATSNTPIADAAQLFMGSGGGWLITVGAVISISGTLNSVMLVGSRVPYALSEENQFPGIFGRLHRKYQTPTLSLLWFSGVALLGSLSGSFLYALSISVISKILIFLTVCGALIKLRRNKRQPTSYFKLPWGHLFAVGGIFASLWLLFSSKTAELVDVLITTAVGLMLFALYKLFIRRSEEKD, via the coding sequence ATGCTTAAAAGAGAAATCAGAAGATGGGATCTTGTACTTCTGCTCATCAATAGCATCATAGGTGCCGGCATATTTGGATTACCTTCCAAGATTTATGCACTCTCTGGTATTTACAGCATCGCTGCTTTGCTGGTCTGTGCTGTGATCGTTCTGATCATCGTCTTCAATTTTGCGGAAGTGGCCAGTCGGTTTGACAAAACCGGCGGACCATATCTCTATACCCTTGCTGCCTTTGGCAAAATTCCTGCCTTTGTCATTGGTTGGATTCTCCTGATCACACGCATTTCCACCTATGCGGCACTCATCAATCTCCTGGCGACCTATCTGGTGTATTGTTATCCCCCGTTTCAAGGTCAAATATGGCGTGCGGCCATCATCTCTGGGGTCACACTCCTCCTCACGCTTATCAATTTCATTGGGGTGAAGAGCTCCACCAGGGTGAGTAATGGATTGGCCATTGCTAAGGTGCTTCCGCTGTTCATTTTTGTGATCGTAGGTTTCTTCTTCATCGACACCAGCCTCATTCAGACATCTCAGTCCTACCCATCCTCTGGTGAATTTGCCACGTCCGTACTGGTACTCATTTTTGCTTTCACCGGCTTTGAATCGGTACTGGTCAATACCGGGGAAATCCAAAACCCTGCTAAGAACATTCCCTTTGCGCTGATTCTCTCCATCCTGTGCGTAGCGGTCTTCTATGATCTCATTCAGGTGGTGAGTATGGGCACACTGCCCGGGCTGGCTACTTCCAATACCCCCATCGCTGACGCAGCTCAGTTGTTTATGGGGTCTGGCGGTGGCTGGTTAATCACCGTTGGGGCAGTGATTTCTATCAGTGGCACGCTCAACAGTGTGATGCTGGTGGGCTCCAGGGTACCCTATGCACTCAGTGAAGAGAATCAGTTTCCGGGTATCTTCGGACGTCTGCACCGGAAATATCAAACACCAACGCTCTCTTTGTTGTGGTTTTCTGGTGTTGCCCTCCTGGGTTCCTTGTCGGGTTCTTTTCTGTACGCCCTTTCCATCAGTGTGATCAGTAAAATCCTCATTTTTCTTACGGTATGTGGAGCACTGATCAAGCTTCGTCGCAACAAACGCCAGCCTACCAGCTATTTCAAACTTCCATGGGGTCATCTTTTTGCAGTAGGCGGTATATTCGCCTCCTTATGGTTGCTCTTTAGCTCAAAAACAGCGGAGTTGGTCGATGTACTTATCACCACCGCCGTTGGGCTGATGCTATTTGCTTTGTACAAGCTATTTATCCGGAGATCGGAGGAAAAAGATTAA
- a CDS encoding tetratricopeptide repeat protein, which produces MKATYIIVLLCLFFSISCPIRVFAGATTDQPGTLITRADSCAKVPDFQCALELYELALTTGIDSSDSLTIRLALGDIRYQLGQFDLAFVQFDSALLMAEKMGLDYEKALALKGLAHILWRTGENVRATTLIIESIELSRKQQDTAAMITSSNILAGIYMSVGNLDDAGKLYQEALGMALGMQDSLNIAQAYEYLGVLEFFREDYYRAIDLYEQALQINLGMDRGLESGINYSNIAESLNKLGEYREALKYLKKGEKVMKRYDFLSGLIFVYYTMGDTYTQLKQYDLGIAFYQKSLELMELSGETREKQMVYGLMAENYAAQNKFEEAFIYHKRHAAAKDSLFNITKNNQLEEIRAKYDLEKKEQENFFLAKENEAKEEQLAIKQSTIRKQYIMGGLLVLLLLIAIYLSVKLYRNKLLLSRANKTKDKMFGFIAHDLISPMGIIKSLADLLSPDSGFDLTKQERDNMMRDMHNSASSVLILLKDVLLWSIAQQHGYDFKPKEVNLREVSQKNADLYHLHAKSKEIAIRNEVPEGIRAFADVKAVSTIIRNLISNAIKFTEKGGTITLSAALDDPSMVVLYVSDTGIGMTSSQLELILSRNELNTQKGTEDEHGSGLGLNLVKDFLKECKGRLNIKSEPNQGTTIEIYLPKA; this is translated from the coding sequence TTGAAAGCGACCTACATCATAGTGCTCCTGTGCTTGTTCTTTAGTATATCGTGTCCTATACGGGTTTTTGCTGGGGCTACCACTGATCAGCCCGGTACGCTGATCACCCGGGCAGATTCATGTGCCAAAGTACCCGATTTCCAGTGTGCCTTAGAGCTTTATGAGTTGGCGTTGACCACAGGTATTGATTCATCAGACTCCCTTACGATCCGATTGGCACTGGGAGACATCAGGTATCAGCTGGGGCAGTTTGATCTTGCTTTTGTTCAATTTGATAGCGCCCTCTTGATGGCCGAAAAGATGGGCCTGGACTATGAAAAGGCATTGGCTTTGAAAGGCCTTGCACATATTTTGTGGCGAACAGGTGAAAACGTGAGGGCCACGACCCTCATCATCGAAAGCATTGAGCTTTCCAGAAAACAGCAGGATACAGCAGCTATGATCACCTCCTCCAATATACTGGCGGGCATCTACATGAGTGTTGGCAATCTGGATGATGCTGGCAAACTTTATCAGGAGGCACTGGGTATGGCGCTGGGTATGCAGGACTCCCTGAATATTGCACAGGCATATGAGTACCTGGGGGTGTTGGAGTTTTTTAGGGAGGATTATTATCGAGCCATCGACCTCTATGAACAGGCACTGCAGATCAATTTGGGTATGGATAGGGGCCTTGAGTCTGGCATCAATTACAGCAACATCGCAGAGTCGCTGAATAAACTAGGAGAGTACAGAGAGGCCTTGAAATATCTGAAAAAGGGTGAAAAGGTGATGAAGCGGTATGACTTTCTCTCAGGTCTCATTTTTGTTTATTACACCATGGGGGATACTTATACGCAACTAAAGCAATATGATCTTGGAATCGCATTTTATCAGAAGAGCCTGGAGCTGATGGAGCTCTCTGGAGAAACCCGTGAAAAGCAGATGGTGTATGGTTTGATGGCCGAAAACTACGCTGCACAGAACAAATTTGAGGAAGCTTTTATCTATCACAAGCGGCATGCGGCAGCCAAAGACTCTCTGTTCAACATTACGAAGAACAATCAGTTGGAGGAGATCAGGGCTAAGTATGATTTGGAGAAGAAAGAGCAGGAAAACTTTTTTCTGGCAAAGGAAAATGAAGCCAAGGAAGAACAACTCGCCATTAAGCAGTCCACCATCAGAAAACAGTATATCATGGGTGGACTATTGGTCTTGTTGTTACTGATCGCCATTTACCTGTCGGTTAAACTTTACCGGAACAAACTGTTACTATCCAGAGCCAATAAAACAAAGGATAAAATGTTTGGATTCATCGCCCATGATCTGATCAGTCCAATGGGCATTATTAAGTCACTTGCCGATTTGCTTTCACCTGACTCTGGTTTTGATCTGACCAAGCAGGAACGGGACAATATGATGCGTGATATGCACAATTCGGCCAGTTCGGTGTTGATTTTATTAAAAGATGTGCTATTATGGTCCATCGCTCAGCAGCACGGTTATGATTTTAAGCCGAAAGAGGTGAACCTTCGGGAAGTGTCGCAGAAAAATGCTGATCTCTATCATCTTCATGCAAAGAGCAAGGAGATAGCCATCAGAAATGAGGTGCCCGAGGGTATCAGGGCATTTGCCGATGTAAAGGCCGTGTCCACCATTATTAGAAATCTGATTTCCAATGCCATCAAATTCACCGAAAAGGGCGGAACCATCACCCTCAGTGCCGCCCTGGATGATCCATCGATGGTCGTCTTGTATGTGTCAGATACGGGTATTGGTATGACATCATCCCAGCTGGAGTTGATCTTGTCTCGAAACGAACTCAATACTCAAAAAGGTACCGAAGATGAGCATGGATCCGGTCTGGGTTTAAACCTTGTCAAGGATTTTCTAAAGGAGTGCAAGGGGAGGCTGAACATCAAAAGTGAACCCAACCAGGGCACAACCATAGAGATCTACCTCCCAAAAGCTTAA
- a CDS encoding glycoside hydrolase family 76 protein: MKKENPKSLSLVILMILFSCHQEVDVTKISPPMEPGVVPSSTANSAYWTKAQETHNFIYGNTLTSYDSYHANLTTNYNNCWEWYNVSHIYADAEMVRQGDTQYLPYMNDTYTFMGNMWDYASSGLGGYFSSVNLDGTGAGGDKYVDDNSVTGITYLDCYNVTSGTQQTQYLNSAIAVANWLMNAGVWDYTFNGGFWWNDGTKNVAPNVKPTQTNGLAMHLFIRLYDLTGQSYYLSWANSIKAWLESEMYDSSDGLFIWQIEPGGTKRYEKFTYDNAIMIEAYLAYYDVTGNNSYLTKAQNLGIALNTVLWDYTSNVYEFNTSDPRVNPAWCGWGSQAMIKLYEADGNSAWLDYAQDNIDFINSHNRNTTNHGYYHFTNLNGTLSDGKYESVDQAWMQRIQGMLAEYR; encoded by the coding sequence ATGAAAAAAGAAAACCCAAAAAGTCTGTCCTTAGTAATTTTGATGATTCTTTTCTCATGCCATCAAGAGGTGGATGTAACCAAGATCTCTCCACCCATGGAGCCAGGGGTAGTTCCCTCATCCACTGCAAATTCTGCATATTGGACAAAGGCTCAAGAAACCCATAATTTTATTTATGGAAATACATTGACTTCCTATGATAGTTATCATGCTAATCTTACGACCAATTATAACAACTGTTGGGAATGGTACAATGTCAGCCACATCTATGCGGATGCGGAAATGGTAAGGCAAGGTGATACACAATACCTTCCGTATATGAATGATACTTATACATTTATGGGAAATATGTGGGACTATGCATCCAGTGGACTTGGAGGGTATTTTTCCTCAGTTAACCTGGATGGTACAGGTGCAGGAGGCGACAAGTATGTAGATGACAATTCAGTAACCGGAATTACATACCTTGATTGCTACAATGTTACATCAGGTACTCAACAAACCCAGTACTTGAATTCGGCCATTGCGGTAGCTAACTGGCTTATGAATGCTGGTGTCTGGGATTATACCTTTAACGGTGGGTTCTGGTGGAATGATGGCACAAAGAATGTGGCGCCAAACGTCAAGCCAACTCAAACCAATGGTCTAGCCATGCATTTGTTTATCAGGCTCTATGATCTTACCGGACAATCGTATTATCTCTCCTGGGCCAATTCAATTAAGGCGTGGTTAGAAAGTGAAATGTATGATAGCAGTGATGGACTATTTATCTGGCAAATCGAACCGGGCGGAACAAAGCGGTATGAGAAGTTTACCTATGACAATGCCATCATGATAGAAGCATACCTGGCCTACTATGACGTAACTGGTAATAACAGTTATCTCACTAAAGCTCAAAACCTCGGTATTGCGCTAAATACAGTTCTTTGGGACTATACTTCCAACGTTTACGAATTCAATACTTCAGACCCTAGAGTAAATCCAGCTTGGTGCGGTTGGGGGTCTCAGGCGATGATCAAGCTTTATGAGGCCGATGGCAATTCTGCCTGGTTGGACTATGCTCAGGATAATATTGATTTCATCAATTCCCACAATAGAAATACAACCAATCATGGCTATTATCATTTTACCAATTTGAATGGAACACTCAGTGATGGTAAATATGAGTCTGTTGATCAGGCGTGGATGCAGAGAATTCAAGGAATGCTTGCCGAGTACAGGTAG
- a CDS encoding class I mannose-6-phosphate isomerase: MSVTQQEEIRNTQQYELPVKKENRSNGYDIYPTHNIGAGLIFEGYESLARELANSSHVKIDGYVGVLFEDLKQQLDSAFEKIDIRPKWVNVKDAMFPEEEINDKVGPFLGGDDPVFGKLTCLELIDFFNSDQLKTLASENTVEPIIFYGVGASLIPVDGVNVYFEISKSEIQFRSRAGSVLNLGSSKPADPKVMYKRFYFVDWVVLNKHKERVKNEIDLLVDGQRSQNITWIKGNEWRKTLAKIVEEPIRVRPWFEPGAWGGTWIKDKIEGLEQDVVNYAWSFELIVPENGVIIESSGLMLEYSFDFLMFMAGQKILGTDYEEYGFEFPIRFDFLDTFDGGNLSIQCHPQLDYMKKNFGENITQEETYYILDCQNDAKVYLGFQEGVTPAAFQEALENSQKNKETIKIEEYVQVFDAQKHGLYLIPPGTIHGSGTDNLVLEISSTPYIYTFKMYDWLRLDLDGNPRPLNIERGMDNLDFERSGASVKDELISKPYLLDQTENWELYHLPTHEKHLYDVHRYVVNSEVTINTEGKAHVLSLVEGGQIRVTTKNNSMIFKYAETFVIPAAANQYVIENLSQTPVLVVKAFIK, translated from the coding sequence ATGTCTGTAACACAGCAAGAGGAAATTAGAAATACACAACAGTACGAATTACCCGTAAAGAAAGAGAATAGATCAAACGGATATGATATCTACCCGACTCATAATATAGGTGCAGGGTTAATATTTGAAGGTTATGAGTCACTGGCCAGGGAGTTGGCTAATAGTTCTCATGTAAAGATCGATGGCTATGTGGGAGTCTTGTTTGAAGACCTCAAGCAGCAGTTGGATAGCGCGTTTGAGAAAATTGATATTCGCCCGAAATGGGTGAATGTAAAGGATGCTATGTTTCCAGAGGAGGAGATCAACGATAAGGTTGGGCCGTTTTTAGGAGGTGATGATCCGGTTTTCGGAAAGCTAACATGTCTAGAGCTTATTGATTTTTTCAATTCAGATCAGCTAAAAACGTTGGCTTCCGAAAACACCGTCGAACCGATAATTTTTTATGGAGTGGGTGCTTCTCTGATCCCAGTTGACGGGGTGAATGTCTACTTTGAAATAAGTAAAAGCGAAATTCAATTTCGATCAAGGGCGGGATCGGTTCTCAATTTGGGCAGCTCTAAGCCTGCAGACCCGAAGGTCATGTACAAACGGTTCTATTTCGTTGATTGGGTTGTACTCAATAAGCATAAGGAGCGAGTGAAAAATGAGATTGATCTTTTGGTGGATGGGCAGCGTTCGCAGAATATAACATGGATTAAAGGGAATGAATGGAGGAAAACCTTGGCTAAAATTGTAGAAGAGCCTATTCGTGTACGCCCGTGGTTTGAGCCAGGTGCCTGGGGCGGAACCTGGATCAAAGACAAAATCGAAGGCCTTGAACAGGATGTGGTCAATTATGCATGGTCTTTTGAATTGATTGTTCCTGAAAATGGGGTCATTATCGAGAGCTCAGGATTGATGCTTGAGTATTCTTTTGATTTTCTTATGTTCATGGCCGGCCAAAAGATACTCGGAACCGACTATGAGGAGTATGGTTTTGAGTTCCCAATTCGTTTTGATTTTCTAGACACGTTTGATGGTGGTAACCTCTCTATCCAGTGCCATCCTCAGCTGGATTACATGAAAAAGAACTTTGGTGAGAATATCACACAGGAAGAAACCTACTATATACTTGATTGTCAAAATGATGCGAAAGTTTATCTTGGATTTCAAGAAGGAGTAACCCCTGCAGCATTTCAGGAGGCTCTGGAGAATAGTCAGAAAAATAAAGAAACAATTAAGATTGAAGAGTACGTTCAGGTTTTCGATGCACAAAAGCATGGCCTGTATCTCATTCCTCCTGGCACTATTCACGGGTCAGGAACGGATAATCTGGTACTAGAGATTAGCTCCACACCGTACATCTATACTTTTAAGATGTATGACTGGTTGAGGCTGGATCTGGATGGTAATCCAAGGCCCTTGAATATCGAAAGAGGCATGGATAATCTCGATTTCGAACGATCCGGAGCAAGTGTAAAGGACGAACTCATCTCGAAACCCTACCTACTTGATCAGACAGAAAACTGGGAATTGTATCATTTGCCCACCCACGAAAAGCATTTATATGATGTGCACAGATATGTGGTCAACTCAGAGGTGACAATAAATACAGAAGGTAAAGCGCATGTGTTGAGCCTAGTAGAAGGAGGTCAAATACGGGTTACGACCAAAAACAATTCCATGATATTCAAGTATGCTGAAACATTCGTTATTCCTGCCGCCGCGAATCAATATGTTATTGAGAATTTATCTCAAACCCCCGTTTTAGTGGTAAAGGCATTTATCAAATAG
- a CDS encoding glycoside hydrolase family 76 protein encodes MKYTVVNILIISIISLIACKEPVDDQLVDPTDKDTTSVEISYKEKAKSVYDFIQNNYKAGDLYRENNPTQGGDNKYCYLWPYVGMLTAGNVLYELGYDQSIHDKEFDGLEFFYEAREELPGYQAYPIIEVKSDHYYDDNCIVAMELIDAYRLLGDQQFLDRAIAITEFIMSGEDSRMGGGLYWLEAVAGDCTSGPNCIKAANTTAYAAFVTSELYKETQEERYLDFAKRTYKWNYNTLRDTSDDLYWNDINIGTNQINPVKWTYNAAMMIMSGVNLYEITGEQSYLDESIATARSSFSKFTSVRDDQLFFPANDPWFNTELMTSFIKLSTYDDKSKEYIEVFIKNADHAWENARTQEGHFYEDWSGNSQGRYFWLLHQACMIEVFGRAAIYRGE; translated from the coding sequence ATGAAATATACAGTTGTGAATATTCTAATTATATCAATTATCAGCTTAATCGCCTGCAAAGAACCCGTGGATGATCAGCTTGTTGACCCTACGGACAAAGACACTACAAGTGTTGAGATATCTTATAAGGAGAAGGCAAAGTCTGTTTATGATTTCATCCAAAACAATTATAAAGCTGGTGACTTATATCGGGAGAATAATCCTACTCAAGGTGGAGATAACAAGTACTGCTATCTCTGGCCTTATGTAGGAATGCTCACTGCCGGTAATGTGCTCTATGAGCTGGGTTATGACCAATCCATCCATGACAAGGAATTTGATGGTTTGGAGTTTTTTTATGAAGCCAGGGAAGAGCTTCCCGGGTATCAGGCATATCCCATAATTGAGGTCAAATCTGACCACTATTATGATGACAATTGTATTGTGGCGATGGAGTTGATAGACGCTTACAGGTTGCTCGGAGATCAGCAGTTTCTGGATCGGGCCATTGCAATTACGGAATTTATCATGTCCGGTGAAGATTCACGAATGGGCGGTGGCCTCTACTGGCTGGAAGCAGTAGCCGGAGATTGTACCTCCGGCCCCAATTGCATAAAAGCAGCCAATACTACCGCATATGCAGCTTTTGTCACCAGTGAGCTGTATAAAGAGACTCAGGAAGAAAGATATCTTGACTTTGCGAAAAGGACTTATAAGTGGAATTACAACACTTTACGGGATACTTCTGATGATTTGTATTGGAACGATATAAACATAGGTACCAATCAAATCAACCCTGTAAAGTGGACTTACAATGCCGCCATGATGATCATGTCAGGGGTGAACCTCTATGAGATCACCGGAGAGCAATCCTATTTAGATGAGTCCATTGCCACGGCCAGATCATCTTTTTCAAAGTTTACATCTGTGCGTGACGATCAACTTTTCTTTCCGGCGAATGATCCATGGTTTAATACTGAGCTGATGACCTCATTTATCAAGTTGTCAACGTATGACGACAAATCGAAAGAATACATTGAGGTTTTTATCAAAAACGCAGATCATGCATGGGAAAATGCGCGCACTCAGGAGGGCCACTTTTATGAAGACTGGTCCGGCAACAGCCAGGGAAGGTACTTCTGGCTTTTGCATCAGGCGTGTATGATCGAAGTATTTGGCAGGGCTGCAATTTATAGAGGTGAATAA